One genomic window of Mercenaria mercenaria strain notata chromosome 2, MADL_Memer_1, whole genome shotgun sequence includes the following:
- the LOC123563141 gene encoding GATA zinc finger domain-containing protein 3-like, with the protein MVNRSSMNLLFFFGVLIPALVTIALFVVFCYCWYKMRIRNQILYKKHDPHKIERLRSMGKNYEAPTPPPPPFKSSSSLLNDTFNHNNNNKNKSNDNYEESPEPTEGFDNPAMYRTNPDSGFSDLNQIQCHVDNSAHVQRSDSIRPNSQASDDSDDSGFRSSRSGQYIHSASSSTGNAQENCGHGGGVHSLQVHDSTPLFKPIKIHPNEMGQQPLVSYVNRNSSKHKSHRKRLPLPTSQHYSVGNTCSESHNTSSAPAINASQHQIGMMPLTSSNLSHSAAQSSHSAAQSSHNTGQSCNNLQYISKSINDVHGGRLHSIDSHVGPVTCAGNYGIKLCSDNCSNRNNIHPHGHYSDGTFSQPNSIGYGSDTNSFGQMHSIGYIGPVTDHGPIKQKQLCYQLPLNNQISMNGHIPVNSHMPVNSHIPGYNINTTSHMRPINPDNRMYGIRSPVHSIPETSQKLMITQAMVHKPYIEELSDPSLYSVV; encoded by the coding sequence ATGGTAAACAGATCCAGCATGAATTTACTGTTCTTCTTTGGAGTGTTGATTCCGGCGTTGGTCACCATCGCCCTTTTCGTCGTATTCTGCTACTGTTGGTATAAAATGAGAATTCGAAACCAGATTTTGTACAAGAAGCATGATCCACACAAGATAGAGAGACTACGTTCAATGGGGAAGAATTATGAAGCCCCGACACCCCCACCTCCTCCATTCAAATCAAGTTCTTCTCTGCTAAACGATACATTCAAtcacaacaacaataacaagaaCAAATCAAATGACAATTATGAGGAAAGTCCAGAGCCTACCGAGGGGTTTGATAATCCAGCAATGTATCGCACAAACCCAGACAGTGGATTTTCAGACTTAAATCAAATTCAGTGTCATGTGGATAATAGTGCTCATGTGCAGAGAAGTGATAGTATACGTCCAAATTCGCAAGCATCTGATGACTCAGATGATTCGGGATTTCGCAGTTCGCGATCTGGACAATACATTCACAGTGCTAGCAGCAGTACAGGAAATGCACAGGAGAACTGTGGGCATGGAGGTGGGGTTCACAGTTTACAAGTACACGATTCTACTCCACtatttaaaccaatcaaaatacaCCCAAATGAAATGGGACAGCAACCATTAGTGTCATATGTGAACAGAAACTCAAGTAAACATAAAAGTCATAGAAAAAGGTTACCTTTACCAACTAGTCAGCATTACAGTGTTGGAAATACGTGTAGTGAATCTCATAATACAAGCAGTGCACCTGCAATAAACGCATCTCAACATCAAATTGGCATGATGCCGTTAACAAGCAGTAATCTCAGCCATAGTGCTGCACAGTCGAGTCATAGTGCTGCACAGTCAAGTCATAATACTggacagtcatgtaataatttaCAATACATTAGTAAATCGATAAACGATGTTCATGGTGGTCGACTGCATAGCATCGACAGCCATGTGGGACCGGTTACTTGTGCTGGAAATTATGGAATTAAACTGTGTTCTGATAACTGTTCTAATCGGAACAATATTCATCCGCATGGTCATTATAGTGATGGAACATTCAGCCAGCCTAACAGTATTGGTTACGGAAGTGATACAAACAGTTTCGGCCAGATGCATAGCATCGGATACATTGGTCCTGTAACAGACCATGGACCAATCAAACAAAAACAGTTGTGTTACCAGCTTCCATTAAATAACCAGATTTCAATGAACGGACACATACCAGTAAACTCTCATATGCCGGTCAACTCTCACATTCCTGGATATAATATAAACACTACGAGTCATATGAGACCTATAAATCCAGACAATAGAATGTACGGTATTAGGAGTCCGGTACATAGTATACCGGAGACGTCACAAAAACTTATGATAACACAAGCTATGGTGCATAAGCCTTACATTGAGGAATTAAGTGATCCCTCCCTGTATTCTGTTGTATAG